GGCCTCCGGCCCCCGCCGGTGCGTCATGACGAGGTTGATGTCATCGCCGACGCGCATGGCCTGGCCGTCAATCAGGGTCCCCTTCTTCACCGCGTCCTTCAGGCACTCCTGCGCCGTGGCCATCAGGTCCGGGTGGACGCGGTTGTGACCACAGTAGCTCCCCACGTCGGCCTTGATGACGCTCAGGGTAAGTGTTTTCGCGTCCGCCATGGCTCCCCTCCTTCAGTCCGACTGATCGACATCGAACGAAACCCCGGTGGGGGTTGGGCAGGTCGAATAAGGCGGTTGGGCCACCATCCGGCCGCAGGCCTACTACGCGAGTGGTCTCCTTGTACCACAGAACCCGGCGCGGTTCAAGAGCCTATTCCCGGCCTGCCCCTTGACACCCCGAGCAACGCTGGCTAGACTTCGCTCGCTTTCGCCAGCGAGGCGCGCGCCGGAGACCCTGCGCGCCGGGGAGGGGGGCGTGGAGCGGAACCTGGCCCTGGAGGTGGTGCGGGTCACCGAAGCGGCGGCGCTAGCCTCCGCCCGGTGGATGGGGCGGGGGAACGAGAAGGCCGCCGACCAGGCCGCGGTGGACGCGATGCGGCGGGCCTTCGATGCCGTCTCCTTCAGCGGGACGGTGGTCATCGGGGAGGGGGAGCGGGACAAGGCCCCGATGCTCTACATCGGGGAGCGGGTAGGGAGCGGCGCCGAGCCCGAGCTCGACGTGGCCCTGGATCCCCTGGAGGGGACCACGATCGTCTCCCAGGGGCGGGCCAACGCGATTGCGGTGGTGGCGATCGCCGAGAAGGGCTGTTTCCTCCACGCCCCCGACATCTACATGGAGAAGATTGCGGTGGGCCCCCGGGCCCTCGGCGCCGTTGACATCACGGCCTCCCCCGCCGACAACCTCCAGGCCATCGCCGACGCGATGAAGTGCTATGTCGAGGACCTCACGGTCGTCGTCCTCGACCGCCCCCGGCATCAGGACCTGGTCCGGCAGGTGCGCGAGGTCGGCGCCCGAATCAAGCTGATCCAGGACGGCGACTTGTCCGCAGCCGTGGCCACCGCCTTCGAGCAGTCCGGAGTGGATGTCCTCATGGGGATCGGCGGTGCCCCGGAGGGGGTGCTGGCGGCGGCGGCGCTGCAGTGCCTGGGTGGGGATATGCAGGCGCGCCTCAAGCCGCGCAACGAGGAGGAGACACAGCGGGCGCTCGGCATGGGGGTCAAAGACATCCAGCAGGTCTTCAAGATCAGCGACCTGGCCAAGGGTCCCGACATCATGTTTGCCGCCACCGGGGTCACCGACGGGGACTTTCTGAAGGGGGTCCGGTTCTTCGGCGGGGGGGCCCGGACCCATTCGGTGGTGATGCGGTACCGCTCCGGCACCGTCCGCTTCATCGAGGCCGCCCATCGGTTCGACCGCAAGCCCATCTATTGAGGGGCGCCCGCCCGCCGCGCCCTTCCCCCCCGAGGGCCCTCCGTGATCCGCGCCTACCGGGGTATCGCCCCCCGGGTCGCCCCGACGGCCCTCGTGACGCCGGTCGCTGACGTGCTGGGAGATGTCCTGCTCGGGGCCGGGGCTGCCTGCTGGCCGGGCACCGTCCTGCGGGGGGACGTGCACTTCATCCGGGTGGGGGCGGGGAGCCAGCTCCTGGCCGGGACGGTGGGGCACGTGACCGGGGGCCGCTTTCCCCTCGAGATCGGCGCCGGCGTGGTGGCCGGACCCGCCGCGGTCCTGCACGCCTGCGTCCTGCAGGACCGGGTCACGGTGGGGGCGGGGGCCGTGATCCTCGACGGGGCCGTCGTGGAGGTGGGAGCCGCGGTGGTACCCGGGGCCGTGGTGACGGCCGGCACCCGCATCCCGCCTCACGTCCTGGCAGCCGGCGTTCCCGCCCGCGTTCTCCGTCCCCTGACCGCGGAGGAGCGGGAGCGCCTCGCGGCCGGCGCGGCGGCCTGGCAGGAGTACGCCGCCCGCTTCAAGGCGACGGCCCGGCCCGTCCCGATCGCCTGAGGAGACGCCATGGCGCGCGGGAAGTCCGCCATCCGGGGGATCCGGGGCGCCCCCGACCTCCTGCCCGAGCAGATGGCCGCCTGGCATCGGGTGGAGGCGGTGACGCGCCGGCTCATGGCCGCCTACGGGTACGAGGAGATCCGGACCCCCGTCTTCGAGAAGACCGATCTGTTCATCCGAAGCATCGGCGCCGGGACCGACATCGTCGAGAA
The sequence above is drawn from the Candidatus Methylomirabilis sp. genome and encodes:
- a CDS encoding gamma carbonic anhydrase family protein, coding for MIRAYRGIAPRVAPTALVTPVADVLGDVLLGAGAACWPGTVLRGDVHFIRVGAGSQLLAGTVGHVTGGRFPLEIGAGVVAGPAAVLHACVLQDRVTVGAGAVILDGAVVEVGAAVVPGAVVTAGTRIPPHVLAAGVPARVLRPLTAEERERLAAGAAAWQEYAARFKATARPVPIA
- the glpX gene encoding class II fructose-bisphosphatase yields the protein MERNLALEVVRVTEAAALASARWMGRGNEKAADQAAVDAMRRAFDAVSFSGTVVIGEGERDKAPMLYIGERVGSGAEPELDVALDPLEGTTIVSQGRANAIAVVAIAEKGCFLHAPDIYMEKIAVGPRALGAVDITASPADNLQAIADAMKCYVEDLTVVVLDRPRHQDLVRQVREVGARIKLIQDGDLSAAVATAFEQSGVDVLMGIGGAPEGVLAAAALQCLGGDMQARLKPRNEEETQRALGMGVKDIQQVFKISDLAKGPDIMFAATGVTDGDFLKGVRFFGGGARTHSVVMRYRSGTVRFIEAAHRFDRKPIY